The Paenibacillus sophorae genome has a segment encoding these proteins:
- a CDS encoding DNA-processing protein DprA, translating to MNYIKVSGINVDLKNREKWVAIIGSRNASTEEYKTAFNFSYNLASQGYKIVSGLAKNIDTAAHKGAIEARGQTIAIVNTPIEQDIYPWQNKALAEQIRQFGCIIHPFASKAIESNEKGLSQFSRRLIERDRLLARLCPKIVTVKNEGVIDGGTRYGMTYGKLYGQDVYRYDNQLTLHKDPEVKEGKIWWDMELDIEGLVEEYFNIEEDN from the coding sequence GTGAACTACATAAAAGTCTCAGGAATTAATGTTGATTTAAAGAATAGAGAAAAATGGGTTGCTATAATTGGCTCACGTAATGCTTCAACCGAAGAATATAAAACAGCCTTTAATTTCTCATACAATTTGGCCTCTCAGGGATACAAGATTGTATCAGGACTAGCAAAAAATATCGATACAGCAGCACACAAAGGAGCAATTGAAGCAAGGGGGCAGACAATAGCTATTGTTAATACACCTATTGAGCAAGACATCTATCCTTGGCAAAACAAAGCCCTAGCAGAACAAATCAGACAATTTGGATGCATTATACATCCATTCGCCAGTAAGGCCATAGAAAGCAACGAGAAGGGATTAAGTCAGTTCTCTAGGCGCTTAATTGAACGAGATAGATTATTGGCAAGGCTATGTCCCAAAATTGTTACAGTAAAGAACGAAGGAGTCATTGACGGTGGAACAAGATATGGCATGACTTATGGAAAATTATACGGTCAAGATGTTTATCGATATGACAATCAATTAACACTACATAAAGATCCAGAAGTAAAAGAGGGCAAGATATGGTGGGATATGGAGTTAGATATTGAAGGATTGGTCGAAGAGTATTTTAATATTGAGGAGGATAATTAA